A genomic stretch from Gemmatimonadota bacterium includes:
- a CDS encoding metallophosphoesterase, with protein sequence MTPITLLQCSDLHFGRDADLAQVAGLEALATALSPSAVVIAGDLTQRARHGEFQRALDFVQAMRRIAPTLVVPGNHDVEWWTTPFDVIGAAAKYEKYTRYFGVDLTPTLVIEGAVLCGVLTSYGVTAGSMTYNLNDMAVKGHLPARETERAGTRFAEEGPELLRVMVMHQNLLRGRISQRMGLARWRAAWRQVMGAGTDLVLCGHDHEEGAGTLPNGVIVATSSTHTSRTRGHRPSACNVITADDESITVRHYLWEAALGLFQPGPEHAFARPRVADPAAARG encoded by the coding sequence GTGACCCCCATCACGCTGCTGCAGTGCTCCGACCTGCATTTCGGTCGGGACGCCGACTTGGCACAGGTGGCCGGGCTCGAAGCCCTGGCCACCGCCCTGTCGCCGTCGGCGGTCGTCATCGCCGGCGACCTGACGCAGCGTGCCCGGCACGGTGAGTTCCAGCGCGCGCTCGACTTCGTGCAAGCGATGCGCCGAATCGCCCCGACGCTGGTGGTGCCCGGCAACCACGATGTCGAGTGGTGGACCACACCATTCGACGTCATCGGCGCGGCCGCGAAGTACGAGAAGTACACCCGCTACTTCGGCGTCGACCTCACGCCGACGCTGGTCATCGAAGGCGCGGTGCTCTGCGGCGTGCTGACCTCGTACGGCGTCACCGCCGGCTCGATGACGTACAACCTGAACGACATGGCGGTGAAGGGGCACCTGCCGGCGCGGGAAACCGAACGCGCCGGCACCCGCTTCGCGGAAGAAGGCCCGGAGTTGCTGCGCGTCATGGTCATGCATCAGAACCTGCTGCGCGGCCGCATTTCGCAGCGCATGGGACTGGCCCGCTGGCGCGCGGCCTGGCGCCAGGTGATGGGCGCCGGCACCGACCTGGTGCTCTGCGGTCACGATCATGAAGAGGGCGCCGGCACGCTGCCCAACGGCGTCATCGTCGCCACCTCGAGTACCCACACGTCACGCACCCGCGGTCATCGTCCGTCGGCCTGCAACGTCATCACCGCCGACGACGAGTCGATCACCGTGCGTCACTATCTCTGGGAAGCGGCCCTCGGCCTCTTCCAGCCCGGCCCCGAACACGCCTTTGCTCGGCCACGCGTCGCCGACCCCGCTGCCGCCCGTGGCTGA
- a CDS encoding SprT-like domain-containing protein, whose product MAEVAERLGSLAAEPQLSLGLDVDPERALPDRLFRLGLAPGTMVTLTRNRTVLVSHHPRYGLRLHAGYAWAPDDVLSAILTFLRPRVSKAERLVARRRFLAFPVDRHAPSRVTPHRGPRPVAPEHEVIIGRLMRLHEILNARHFQGALGTIPIRLSDRMSTRLGEFRADHDGRPVEITLSRRHVRRDGWPAATETLLHEMVHQWQCETGHPLDHGVSFRRKAKEVGIRPNATAPAGYPSHLDLYGTIA is encoded by the coding sequence GTGGCTGAGGTCGCCGAACGTCTCGGAAGCCTCGCCGCCGAGCCACAGCTCTCCCTCGGACTCGATGTCGATCCCGAACGCGCGCTGCCCGATCGTCTCTTCCGCCTCGGTCTTGCGCCCGGCACCATGGTCACACTGACGCGCAATCGCACCGTGCTGGTGAGCCATCATCCGCGCTACGGGCTCCGGCTGCACGCGGGCTATGCGTGGGCACCGGATGACGTCCTCTCGGCGATCCTCACCTTCCTGCGACCGCGCGTCTCGAAGGCGGAACGCCTCGTCGCGCGGCGCCGCTTCCTCGCCTTTCCCGTCGACCGCCACGCGCCGTCGCGGGTCACGCCGCATCGTGGCCCGCGCCCCGTCGCGCCGGAACACGAAGTCATCATCGGCCGGCTGATGCGGCTGCACGAGATCCTCAACGCCCGGCACTTCCAGGGCGCGCTCGGCACCATCCCGATCCGCCTCTCCGACCGGATGTCGACGCGCCTGGGTGAGTTCCGCGCCGATCACGACGGTCGCCCCGTCGAGATCACCCTCTCCCGGCGTCACGTCCGCCGCGACGGCTGGCCCGCCGCGACCGAGACGCTGCTGCACGAGATGGTGCACCAATGGCAGTGCGAGACAGGCCACCCGCTCGACCACGGCGTCTCCTTCCGCCGGAAGGCGAAGGAAGTGGGGATCCGACCGAACGCCACGGCGCCGGCGGGGTATCCCTCGCATCTCGATCTCTACGGAACGATTGCATGA